The Tenrec ecaudatus isolate mTenEca1 chromosome 12, mTenEca1.hap1, whole genome shotgun sequence genomic interval CCCTACCCAAGTCTGCTCTGCCCACAATAGCTATGGCCCAGAAAGGGTCATTGACCTACTTCCTCACCCTTACACATTAAGGACTTGGGGTGTcttgcccctcattcacatcttAAAATAGACAGCTTAATCTCTGAATGCGACCTATGTGGAAGAAGCCCAGTCACAAACAGATGAAATTCTTCACAAGCAGGAGGTTTTCAGCATCTAGAACGTCTTTCTTTCTGCCGGTAGGCTTTAAAAAGCTCATGGGGACGGAAGGGAGAGGGACCCCATTCCCTTtgcattccatttttctatgaccCTTTTCCAGTCCCCTCGTCTGTCTCCTTGGGAGTACGCCTGCTCCTCATTTATCAATTATCGTCACGAGCCAACATGTTGCACAGACAACACCAGGAAAAAGGCGGCTATCTGATGCACGGCGTGCCTGGCCCTGCCAGATGCCGAGGTGCAGGGCCAGTCATGGAGGGTGTGATGGCTCAGGTTACGTGTCACCTCGGCCGGACCTTGGCTCTCCGGGGTTATGTAACGATGTAGTACTCCTCCCTACTGTGATGTCCATTTTCACATAGCGACTGGCCTTTGGAACCAAACCAGGTCAGTCAGCGAGGAGTGGGTGTGCAAAGACCCCAGGGAAACCTGTACAAAAAGGACCTTGGGGCTCGGCCCAAGAGCCTGTTGATGACATCGGCGGGTGggtagggtgaggggtggggggtaatAATCACCAGGTGGACTGGAAGTGAAAGAGCCTGCTGGCCAGGTATGCCCAGTCCTTCTTATTTTTCCTGGTCCTAGGCCAAAGGAAAATCTCCAGGTTTCCATTCCACAGTGAAATATAGACTGCGGTCCTTGGCTGGACGACTGGGTCTCTCACACGAAGCTCTATGAATAAGCCCTTGTTCTTGTATATGATCTCCTTCCCCCACAGAGGACAGGTCTTGTGAGACCCTCCTCCCTCGCCATTAGGAAGAGGCAGTCTCAGGGCCTCACAAATGACAGGACCCAGAAACCAATGCAGTAGAAGAGGGTCTGTTTATTGGAAAGCGGATGAGAGAGGCAAGCCCAGGCTTGGGCATCTCGAATGAGAAGAAATATGGGCCATGTGGATGAGAGCAGGACCAAGGAGCTCCGGGATCAGATGGCTGCCTGCAGCCGCCGTCTTCACAGGTGCAGTCAGGACAGTGTCCACCTGGTCAGAGAGAAGAAATTCAGGATGTGACACAGTTGGTCAAAGGCACAGAGGAGGCAGGAGTTAGTGTCTCCCCCTTTCTTCGATGCATTATGGCCCATCAAGCCCCCCAAGCCTCTCTATTACCTTCCCATGTTCTTTTCCCCACTAGCTCATTACCCGCTGCTCAGCCCTCTCTCGTGCCCCCTTAGCTCCACTCCGTCCTCACCTCATTGGGGTACCAGACAGGACATCCCGCAAGCGCCCACACAGCACTTCTTGTTCCCCGGACACTCAGCATCACTCAGGCAGCGGTTCGGAGGATTTAACATGGCGCAGCGGATACGGATGTCAGGGCAGGAGCCAGCCTTAGGGTTGCCGGAACTTCCTCCTTTGACTGGATCTTGACCTTTAATTGGATCTGGTCTTTTAACCGGATCTTGTCCTTTGACAGGGACTTCGTCGTTGACCCGAACTGTCAAAAGAAGGAATGTCTTTAAACCCAACACCCCTATTTCAGGTACCATCCTTTCTCCTGCCTTCAGCCCCTCATCTCTGCAGTGTCCCCAAGCCATGGTCTGAGATGGAGTCTAACTCTTGGACGGCTGTTCCAATTCTGGTCTATAGAATCAGGGTTCCCTCAAGTTTTCCTTTCAGCCCTCCCACCCCTCCGAGTCCTGGGGAGCTGGAGTGACTGCCACTGCCATTTCTGGGGAAACTAAATGGAGGGGAAAGAGTGCTGGACAGAGTGCCAGGAGGTTGGGCCCCATGCTGGCCCTGGGAATGGCCTTGATCAATCCTCACTTATCTCTAGGTCTGGCTCCTGAGATGGCACAGTTTGTGCTTGGCAGCGAACCAAAAGGCTGGCGATTTGAATCTAGCAGCACCACAGAAGGGAATCTACTGGTCAGGTCACCGACGTGGAAAACCCTGCAGAGGGCCGTTCTACTTGGATACAACACGTGACATCGCCATCGGGCAGAACTGACCTCAGGGAAATCGGAGGGAGGGGCGCCAAGCCTGTTTCCTTCTTAGGGAAACAGAGGTCTTCAAATGACATGATTTCTCAGACCCTGTTGACTTTTAGGACTGACCGCTCAAGCACTCTCACAGGGCAGCTGAGGCAGCAGAGTCCACACTCAGCATCCAGAGTCCTGGGGCTCCTCACTCTGTTGCCCATTCCACCTGGGTACCAATACCTGGGGCCAAAGCCACATCGCAcaccttccttccccagatgctgGGGTGGCAAGTAGAGCAAGCTCAGGGGGTAACTTCttgctctctctggtatcatgaAAGTGGCCACAGATCATGGGGCTTCAGCCCTGACTAGTGGCCCAGAAGGACTCTGACAAGACCCAGGGGCTGCCTCTGAGCGTCTCCTCAATCCAGCTCCACCCATGCCACCTATCTACTTACCTCCAACAGATGCGTCGACGGCCAGGGAGCCCAGGACAAGGACTCCTGCCAGAGTCCCAAGGACAATGAGCACAAGACTGTGGGGCCTCATGTTGTCAGGAAGGCGCTTGGCCAAGAGCTGGAGCTGAAACCGGCTTTATATTGCCCCAGCCGGATCGGTCGCTCGGGGTGGGTCTGTCGTTTTACAAGAGGCCGGGGCGGTATTCCCTAAGCTCTACCAGGAAGTTGCCACCCTCACCCTGGGAGGGACATTGGGGTTTTCCCCAGAGATTGTTCAGAGAGAGAAACAGCAGCCTCGGACGGTTCCCAGGGCAGCCCCACGTTCCCACAGTCACAGTGCTGGCCTGCCAGGAGAGCTCGTCATGATGACCACATCGTTCATATTTTGAAGGAACAGGAGACTCCAAGAAGAGAAAGGTATCATTCAACGTCATTCAGCAAGTCAGAGGCAGGCGGGTCCAGTCTTCAGATTTCAAAACCAGGTTGTTTGAAATCTGGTTTCAAAACCCTTACATCCTGTTCCTGCCAACCCCACCCAGACCTATCCTCTCGTTTCACCCCTCCCAGCATCGTGCTGGGCTTATTCTTCATTCTCCCCTGAGAAAGAAACCACAAGGGAAATTAGCCGTGAAAGTCTAATGACAGGCAGACATCTCTAGCTCATCTGGTcagtcttccttcctccttcttagAACAATACCCCTTTCTTTTTAGAGAATTGCTTCTTTATACTGCCCACTTCTAAGACGAGTGGGAACTGTCCATCTTGAAACCCTGAGCCCAGCCTCAAGGAGCATGTGtgcttgtgcatgtgtgtgtgtgtaactgagAAACTTCAGCCTACTGAAGTTCTCTGAGTGGGCACTCAGCGAAAGAGGAGAGTCTTTCCTTTTGGTCAAGTTGGCAAGTCTGGAGACTCCAGCAGCCATCTTTCAACCTGGGCTGGGCCAACTGACAAAGAAAAAGACGCATCGCACACTAAGAGAAGCAGATAGGCGATGGCAGATGACCTCTGAAGGCACAGTCTCCATTCGCCACCACCCAGAGAGTGCCTCTTCTCAAGAGCTTTCACCAGTTGGGCTAAAGCCCTGACACCTAGTCCATTTTGATTTGTGCTCTGTAGAAGTGTTCCCAAGGGTTTCCACGACCGTGACTCTTTCCTTGACCAAAAGCCTCACCTCGCTCCCCTGGTGCAGCCGGCGGGTTCAAACACggcctttgcagttagcagctcaacatgaacCCATGGTTGGGTTATAAACCGATCCATTGACCTTCTGCTTAAAGTAATCTGAGTCATTCATCTGTCATAGCTACCCCCAAAATCCGAGCAATAGAGATTAAGATGCAGAAGCTGGGTATTGCTAGAAACAGAATCTGAAGTCTGAAAGTGACTGGATGAAGGTGAGGGTGGAGGCAGAGGAGAAAGCAGATTAATTATTAAATGGAAACCAGTTGGTTAAATTCCCACCCTTTGTCTCTTTGGACTCAGATCACATGCCCAAGGTTAAGACGTTGAAGAAATGCCAGGAGGTTGGAGTCTGTTAGCTACCTTTAAGAAAAAGTTCACTGCAAACTAAAACATCCCAACAAGAGAGTGGGCAGAGCATTCCACACAGTTTAAAAGAATTGCATGAGCAGTCATTTTACTCTCCATCCAGGTAAACAAGAATATTTCCTGTACCAACACCCTACGGCGCCCTTTCCCACAgtactccccacctcctccacagaGGCAATCACCTCTTGGATTTTCAATTAATCAATCCTGTCCTCATTTATAATTAAACTACGTCTATTTGGATTCTAGGTTAGGTTTACTTAATTGGGTATCTATTTAAAATATCTGTACACAGAATCATATAACAGCATTGTTCGTATGTCTTTCTTATGTTGTTTAATGTCTTCCTGTTGAGATGTCTGTTTTGAAGCCTATATCTTTTGTTCATCTACTCTAATCGCTGGACAGTACTTTGTGACATGAAAATGACAAATAGGGATTGATCCAACCTTATGTTGGTGTGCCTTGAAGATTTCTAATATTTAGCTTAGTTTTGACATAATGAACAGCGTTGCTACAAACCTTCCTGAACATGTCCGTAGAGGACATAAGTGGTCGGTTCTGTTGGGTATGTAGCTAGGAACGGACTTGCTGCATCACGAGCACAGAGGACTGGGGACAGACGGGCCCTGCTGGCAGACGTAGTGCCCACAGCTTTTCAATGTCATTGCAGCAACTCACACGCCCACCAGCAAGGTGCCACAGTGTCAGCTGCTCCACAGCTTCCCCAACATGTCTTTTCACTGGGCGTCCTGGGAGGCATGTCGTGGCATTTCCTTGCCTGGGGAAATTAAGCCCCCTGTCACATTTTTACTGGCCATTTGGAAAGTATCTTTTGTGAGGTCCTTCATGTGTCTTCCCACTTGGGGCTGACTTGTCTGTCCCTCCTTTACTGGCTTGTAGGACAAGAAGTAACGCTCGTCCCTGGTTTATGACCCTCAGTGTGGGACAAACTGTTTGAAAACCAGTTTGGCGTTGCTAGTAAAATAAAATGGGTGCACACTCTATGATCCAGCAATTACACAACATATATTTTCACAATAAATATCCACCTATCTTCTGCtacccagaaagagaatgttttgagaatgatgatggcaacacatgtacaaatgtgcttgacacaatggatggatggattgtggtaagagttgtatgaatccccaataaaatgatttttaaactcTATATATCCACATATCTACTAAGAGATACATCCGAGAATGTTCATGAAAGTGCTGCTGGTAATAATAAAATACTGAAAAGAAGTCTTCTTACCGACAGGAAGATGCTAGGTAGACAGGGCACCACGTCTTATCACCATTCAATATGATGCCATTGTGCTTCATTGGTTTAGCTCCACTCTGACCAGAGCCTCTAGGACTGAAACCCGTAGTGACTCTGAAGTCAATCCCATGCCTCTTGGATTTGTCATTCCCGGGACAGTAAACTCCACGATTATGTGATTCCAAAAGGCCAATTCCAGTCACTGATGCCTCCAAtcttgatcttcatgcattctgcTTCACATTTGATGCCTTCCAAGTTTCCTAGCGTCACACTCTGTACATTGTAATAGCGGGCCTTTCCAGGTGTTTCCTCTCGCGATGACTCCTGCTCTGCCAGCAGATGGAGGTCCCAAGCGCtagactccatccatgtcattgggCTCGACGCTCCTTTCAGGAGGTGGCTCTTCTTCAGTCCTGTTTTGAGAGCCGTCCACCCTGAGGGCCTGTGGCTGTCAGTGAAACACAGCCACGTACAATATGACTGTAACGAAATGTAATGTTGGATAGAAGGCACACATCCAgaagtgtggggggaggtcagttgattacagacatcttccctgaaggcagtggctgccagactgctgtctccccacaccacaggggtgggcctgctccctgctgctggagacagtggattaatggtctctatcagttgagccacgAAACAGGCCAAACTGATCTGTGAcacccaaggttaggctgccatcctgtatctaggatccgcccatcttgtcacatgtgtacccacaATCCCTCCTCATCCTATTGAgtatatttccctagaccaccccctctcattactgtattacctatagcacaacccgttcctgtgacgtatgtcctcacctgtgattagggggcttgcatgtccccagagaatataaaaagcctgggctagcattaaatctctctccctccacgtggaccaccaagcggggctgaggtgagcatgctaccatgaaatgtatctgactccatttatttcaatatttctcttctatctctcatgctttctatagctttactatgatctttacttattattgctgtacaattgctcataccggacccataatgatgtgttaggggctggcctcCCTGACACAGAAGTAATTCTCTAGAATAATACGCTTGTTCTAAAGCACAAGACCAAGGAAAACTGAGCAATATATTGTCTCAGAATATTTAGAGATGTAGTAAAAAATTTAAGGGTTAAATAAAATTCGACAGTAATGATATGAACGTATTTTCGGAATGGAGAATAACTTTTTTGAATATAACAAAATTGCCccacagaaaatttcaaacatgAATGTGAATGTTTAATCCTTTTCTTCTAGAATCAAGACTATGACAATCTTATGCCCAATTGTACTAGATATTATACAGGAAATTTCAACCTACATAATCAGGCAAGAAGACataaaaaggacaaatataggaaagaaaaagaaaactaccaTTATTTATAGAGATGCAATTGTGTTTAagatgccccccccaaaaaaaactataGGTAAATGATTGATCAGTAAGGGAGTTTATGATATTAATAAAAGGGACATATACCTAAGTCAACTGTAACCTGTTCATCAACACAATTAGAAAATAAACGTCATAATCTTTATTTTAAATGTGAAGAGCTTATAAGAAAATGGAAGCGCTTCCTTCCAGGACCACTGCAGGGAAAATGACAGCCTGTTGGGCAGAGACGTTTTTAAAGACCTCAGAATTGGAATTGTGGCTCAACAGGCTGGAGACGTCCATGATCTTCAATGCTGCATTCCAtgcaacccccccgcccccccctcggAAGAGGAAAGGAAGCGCTGAGCAGTGTGATTCAAAAACTGTAAAAGGTAGTCAAGGCATTGCTCAAAGGACAGGTTAATAGGACTTGGTATTCCGTATGTCAAGATTAATTTTAAAGCTGCAATATTCAACCTAGATTATTAGAACAGTCTACTAACTATATTAGGACAGtgataaatatacaaataaaacaGAGTAGAGCCTCAAAAGGAATCATTGATAATTGCAAATAGTAAACATGTGTTCTTAATATGGTATATTATATAGAAAGTTggctaaattttttaaatttaatccttTTGAAAGTTGGTTATATTGTGGAGTATGAAtaagaatcaacccaatggaaatgggtttggttttggtttagtgGTACAATGTTTAAGCACGtggttgctaacctaaaggttggaggttcaaacccacccagaggctctaTGTGGAAAAAGACATGACAATCTGCTGTGACACAGGTGAGAGcttagagcccccccccccccccccgtggcagttctactccattacACGGAATCGCTATGAGTGAAAACAGAATGCACGGCTCCTGACATGGTTACATTAAGAAAAACACAGAAGGATACACACCACGATATTAATATGGTTTTCTTGAGAAGAGGATACAGACTAACCAGGTACTCCAGAGGGAAGCAAAGGCATATTAAAATAGAAACATTATTTCAAGGCCCATcccacaacaaaacccacatcctGTGTTATTCTGGATTTAACTGTGTCTCCAAAATATAGGTTAAGGTCCTAATCCCtgtacctgtgaatgtgaccCAGTTTAGAAATAAGGGTTTTCTTTGAAGATGTTACCAGTTAAAATAATGAGATTATATCAAAATAGTATGGGTCATAATTCCTTGCTgaatggtatttttttttaagtgacgaAAAACTTGGAGATAgagctgggggcaggggagggggcacaGACACCATGGGAATTCAAGCCACAGAATTCCGAGACATGCCTGGAGCAACCAGAAGCTGAAGAGAGGAGGTCCGCTCTTCCCTGGAGTCTGCGGAGGAACCTGCCCTGCCAATGGCCCGAGGTCAGACTTCTGGCTTCTAGAATTCTGAGAGGATCTAAATGGTTCCTTTTCTTCACGTCACGGCATTTCGAGATGGTGCCCCTGGATCCTGATTTTGTCTACAGATGCATTAGAAACTAACAAGCACCACTGAACTCctgactgctgaccttatggaccAGGAAGAAGGAAGGCCCTGGCGCTGGACTACCTCCAGCCAGCCGGCGAGAATTCTATGGATCACAGAAGACTGTCCAACACTTTGACCCCTTCCTTTGGAAAAGTCATCGGGAGGGGTCCCCTCCAGGAGAAGGATGCCATGTGTGGTCAAGTGCAGGGCCATGGCCAGCCCAATAGCTCGATTGGACTCAAACACACTCACGGTCATGCCGGTGGCTCCAGATTGGGCAATGCTTCCTTCTACCAGAAATGGGGTCACCAAAAGGCAAAAACAACTCTATagcaaataataacaacaaatgcttctttcttttcattaaaaaaatcattttattggggcctcgtacaactcttatcataatccaaacacccatccattgtgtcaagcacatttgtacatttgttgccatcatcatgttcaaaacatttgctttctacttgagcccttggtatcagctcctcattttccttctccctctccgccccaccctccctcatcaacccttgataatttataaattattactttgtcatatcttacactgcctgacgtctcccttcacccacttttctgttgtctatactccagggaggaggttatatgtagatccttctgatcagttccccctttccaccccacctctcctccaccctcctggtatcgctgctctcaccactggtcctgaggggttagtctgtcctggattccctgtgtttccagttcctatctgtaccagtgtacatcctctggtctagctggatttgtaaggtagaattgggatcatgatagtggtgggggaaggaagcattaaagaactagaggaaagttgcatgtttcatccttgctacattgcaccctgactggcttgtctccgccccaagacccttctgtaaggggatgtccagttgcctacagatgggctttgggtccccactccgcactccctttcattcataataatataattttttgttctttgatacctgatacctgatcccttcgacaccttgtggtcacacaggctggtgtgcttcttccatgtgggctttgttgcttttgagctagatggccgcttgtttaccttgaagcctttaagaccccagactctgtatctgttgatagccaggctccatcatctttcttcaccacatttgcttatgcactgctttgtctttagcgatcatatcgggaaggtgagcatcatggaatgaaatGATCAtttatggcattccatgatgctcaccttcccgacatgatggaATGCCATAAATGATTATTTCTTTCCAATTTGCATAACCTTAATGTACTTTTTTTATTGTGCCAGCTAGGATGTCAGGAGCCCTTGTGGGTTAAGAGGTGgctagcggtttgaaaccacctcccgctccttgggagagacatgaggctttcaactcttaCAGAGTTACTcttttggaaacccacgggggcagttctagcctgtcctacagggttgctatgagtcagaagtgacttggtggcagtgggtttagtttgatTTGGAGTCTTTATGGGAACCTGTTACCAGAGTTTcccctcccatggagctgctgggtgggtttgaaccaccaacctttccgttagtaaGTAAGcaattaaccattgcaccaccaaggctcctgggacTGGGGGGAGCAAATGTATGCATTCCACTCATCTACCATTGGAATCTGCTTTGAAGATATGTGAATGCACCTTgtattcaaaaatgaaatgcaaaagAATAAACTTCTCTAAAAGGCAAAAGAAACAACAGTGTTTTGAACACACAGTGACTTCCTACACCTAAATTCCATCGAGAGGAATCTGAGTGGCTTTTTCAGTAACTGAGTCACCCACAAGGAAATGCAAATGTTCTAAGAATTAGCAACTGACATAAAATAAGTATATGTGCACATACGTGAGCAAATGCATAATAAGGTGGCAGAGGAGGGGGTGCTGACCCAGATGACCAGCTTCAAGGTTAACTCAGCCTGTGACTGAGACAGGCCGGCTCTGCAGGGGACCCCTGCCCGCAGTGGGGAGGCCGCTCCCTTACCTGAAGGGAGGCCACAGGACTTTGTGCTCAGTGTTGCCTTGCCACGGCCGCCCCGAGTTGGTTGCTGTAAAGCAGGGCGCTGCATTTGCGACCCCCTTCTGGTTAGTTTCCACTGTAAAGCGGGGTCCCATCGCGGCGGCTCCCACGTGTGCGTGTAGTGCATCATCAGAGGTATCTTGGGGCCTTGGGTGCCAGGCCTGGCTCCCGGGTGTCCCTGAGGCACTTTTGCCTTTGccacccttcaaatgcctctCCGGAGAGAGTCTACTGGGGTCCACACCTTAATGCGCTGACTTACCTTTCAAccttagtacacacacacacacacacacacacacacacacacgggattatagagactttcccccagctttgtctcccccaaagacatgccaaacattaggggctttttgccaGCACATGGGGGGGAGGTAAgaggcttagagacatcctcccggaaggcagtcagttgccagacaactgtGTTAAAGGACAAtggactacttctccctaaaggcttgcaaccattagtttggttcctgtaggtggggttcacaccctgcTCAGGCACAATAAAGTTTAATGACCCCTTTTACCCAGTCTTGATTCCAATGAGCACATTTATGAAGTGGGTATGTCCCTCCAGAGCATATGTTATAAATCCTAACCCTCTTTGCCGATGGCTATAATCTCATTTGGGATTTGGTAGGTTCATGAGGCAGGATTAGCGCCGGGTGTATATTGGGTCCACGTGTTTTGAGACATAAAGCATTCAATGGAGCAGAGGTGGAGAAAGAGAGATGCTAAACCGCAGGACAATGACCAAGGAGCAGAAGCTCTCCCAaggtcaacagagcttccagacttccCCCCAAACTGCCACTCTATTCTGACTTTAGCCtcttgaactgtgagaaaatgcaCTTCTCTTGATCAAAGTTGTCCATTTGTAGTAGACTGTGGCCGCAGCAATAGATGATGAAGACGAAGACACACACTAAGCGACTTccccattgtttgtttgtttgttttatttgttcattCACATCTGCACACAGAGAGTAAGCGAGAGAtgcaactgaaagcaaaaagaagaaaagcacaTTCCTAAAACACA includes:
- the PI3 gene encoding elafin; this translates as MRPHSLVLIVLGTLAGVLVLGSLAVDASVGVRVNDEVPVKGQDPVKRPDPIKGQDPVKGGSSGNPKAGSCPDIRIRCAMLNPPNRCLSDAECPGNKKCCVGACGMSCLVPQ